The following DNA comes from Hordeum vulgare subsp. vulgare chromosome 3H, MorexV3_pseudomolecules_assembly, whole genome shotgun sequence.
caaatccaagtgcaagttaggaacatttatttggatggcaaataactctagagccttgtctagtgattcggccaccgtatccttgtatgcaagccaacgttgctcagagttgacacgcatggtcttccaacgaatgtgcattccgaatcccacattatgcctaccattaAACTCAACAAcgtcactagggtccatccaattcaaatccttccGGACTTGTTTCAACAATTCAGCATAGCTAGGACagaaatcgaacaccatgtcaagctcatccgggttcggatcaatattgccttttaaaaaggcatccttgtccacgtgatgaacataaacacatgttcttcccatccctaaacaacacaacatacaaTATTTTCTATAAGCAATCATCCAAATACTATAATATCTACTTAATAAAAATAAACCCTATTTCTAACTTCCAAACATCCATAATCCTAACCCAATCTTACCCCTaatcctaaccctaaccctagcctaaccctaacacaaccataatgcaaacatccaaacaaccctaatcctaaccccatcataccccttctcctaacatacaaacaaatacaacaatatcatatacaccccacatttcatgaaaaactagggtttcctcacatttgcaaaaaagtgaccaaatgattttttttttggatgagaaggaggggatcggggggattaccttaggggagggATTGGACAACAAATGTCCGGACCAAACCTTCAGATCTGCTGATTTGGAGAGGGATTTGAGGAAGGGGACGACTTGAACACGAGCTGTGAAGTGAAGTGaagggaggagaatgaggagggggtgggggagggggctgaCCCGTGGCTGGATAAGTCACAGTGTGGCGTCTAAGCGCTCGACGCCACACTGCAGAGTGTgcaacgcctgaggcttaggcgtcgcaCTGCCTGGGGTGGGGCCAACTGTGCCAGCGTGGCCAGGCGTGTGGCGCCAACGTCTTAGGCCTCACACAGTGTAGTATGACGTATAGGTGTCAGACGCCACACGAAAGAGTCGGTTGGGTAAAAAAATTCCCCTTCGGGTTTACTTTGCGAGTTCTTTCAGCCCAGAGGTTAATTTTGTCATTGATCGTCACACATGTCCCACGGATTGATGACATGGCAATGACAAGAAAGCAAGTCCTTAGTCCACACGTGTTGCAAGGGAAAATACCTCATTGGTTTCTGTCGCTGGCCACATGCTAACGCACTGGGCGTTccttttttctgttcttttttctTTGTTCCTCGCACGCCGCCGGTGAACTGCTCACCACGACCACGGCGGCTCCTGGATCTGGACAAGCCGCACCGTAGCCAGGTCagtaccgccgccgccgccgccctctccctctctctctctctccctctttccctATCAAGGACTCAACTCAACAGAATCCTCCTTGTGCAGCTAGGTAATTTGGGATCGGAGCACCCACGAGCTGCGCCGTCTCCATGCCTCCCTCTGAAACTAAGCGGAGGGACTGGGCTGATCTCGGGGACGGGGTGGCAGGGATGATTGCCGACCGCGTCCTCGCCTACGACGTCGCCGACTACCTCCGCTTccgcgcggtgtgcagcccgtggCGGCGTTGCTGCGCGGACCCGCGCGCGCACGGCGACCTCGACCGCCGGTTCCATCCCCGACGGTGGCTCATGCTCCGGGAACCTCGGGAACGAATCGACTCTCCCAACGTCCGCCGCTTCCTCAACTCCTCCACCGGCGAGTGCATCCGGGTTCACCTCCCGGGTCTCCATAACCAAGAGGTGCTCGCCCTCTCCTCCGAGGGCCTACTCGTCGTGCTCGACTGGCCGCGGAGCACCAAGGTCCACCTGCTCAACCCGCTCACGCGCCATCTCACCCAGCTCCCGCCGCTCATGGCGCTGCTGTCTTATCAGGGCTACGAGTGCTTCCTTTACACTAGTGCTTTTGACACCCACTTTCCAGCCTGGGGTTCCGGCATTCTCAATGATGATTCCACGGTGGTGCTCTGCTTTAGCAGGCTCAACATGCTCGGCATGGCAAAGCCCGGCGATGACCACTGGACGTTGTTAAACTTCCACA
Coding sequences within:
- the LOC123440660 gene encoding uncharacterized protein LOC123440660 yields the protein MPPSETKRRDWADLGDGVAGMIADRVLAYDVADYLRFRAVCSPWRRCCADPRAHGDLDRRFHPRRWLMLREPRERIDSPNVRRFLNSSTGECIRVHLPGLHNQEVLALSSEGLLVVLDWPRSTKVHLLNPLTRHLTQLPPLMALLSYQGYECFLYTSAFDTHFPAWGSGILNDDSTVVLCFSRLNMLGMAKPGDDHWTLLNFHSPSPVALGTASSMIAGRFYCVTTDGVMVLEDQPPRLELVAKLPMPVSPVADTVHLMDSAGELMLVHRRFSRHHDTNNVAKRRYDVYRVDLGAGTLCRVNSFGGGAHALFIGLYCSLSVPIKLFPAGSIRGDTIYLSFDIAERSKTEGYHLADRSTISSDNLNCHLVLQPHTLVDCLSLCTTGRIWCHFEKHLVSQCRR